A single region of the Marinobacter nanhaiticus D15-8W genome encodes:
- the rplW gene encoding 50S ribosomal protein L23 has product MNQERIYKVLLGPHVSEKASLVAESNQVVFRVAADATKPEVKRAVEQLFNVKVEGVQILNRKGKLKRTVRGFGKRDDLRKAYVRLAEGQEIDFVDVE; this is encoded by the coding sequence ATGAATCAGGAGCGTATTTATAAGGTCCTGTTGGGACCACATGTTTCCGAAAAGGCCTCCTTGGTCGCAGAAAGCAACCAGGTCGTGTTTCGAGTCGCTGCTGACGCGACGAAGCCGGAGGTTAAACGCGCTGTTGAGCAACTGTTCAACGTCAAAGTCGAAGGTGTTCAGATCCTGAATCGCAAGGGTAAGTTGAAGCGCACGGTTCGTGGCTTCGGTAAGCGCGACGATCTTCGCAAAGCTTACGTTCGTCTTGCTGAAGGTCAGGAAATCGACTTTGTGGATGTGGAATAA
- the tuf gene encoding elongation factor Tu — MSKAKFERNKPHVNVGTIGHVDHGKTTLTAALTRVCHEVWGTGESRAFDQIDNAPEERARGITIATSHVEYDSPTRHYAHVDCPGHADYVKNMITGAAQMDGAILVCSAADGPMPQTREHILLSRQVGVPFIVVFLNKADMVDDEELLELVEMEVRDLLSQYDFPGDDTPIITGSALMALEGKDDNEMGTTAVKKLVEALDEYIPEPERAIDQPFLMPIEDVFSISGRGTVVTGRVERGIIKVGDEVEIVGIRDTTKTTCTGVEMFRKLLDEGRAGENVGVLLRGTKRDDVERGQVLCVPGSIKPHTKFESEVYVLSKEEGGRHTPFFKGYRPQFYFRTTDVTGACELPEGVEMVMPGDNVKLVATLIAPIAMEEGLRFAIREGGRTVGAGVVAKIIE, encoded by the coding sequence GTGTCTAAAGCTAAATTTGAGCGTAACAAACCGCACGTAAACGTGGGCACGATTGGCCACGTTGACCACGGCAAGACCACGCTGACCGCGGCGCTGACCCGCGTATGTCACGAAGTATGGGGTACCGGTGAGTCCCGTGCGTTCGACCAGATCGACAATGCTCCGGAAGAGCGTGCGCGTGGTATCACCATCGCGACCTCTCACGTTGAGTACGATTCTCCGACGCGTCACTACGCACACGTTGACTGCCCGGGTCACGCCGACTACGTAAAGAACATGATCACCGGTGCGGCGCAGATGGACGGCGCGATCCTGGTGTGTTCCGCAGCTGACGGCCCGATGCCGCAGACGCGTGAGCACATCCTGCTGTCCCGTCAGGTTGGTGTTCCCTTCATCGTCGTGTTCCTGAACAAGGCTGACATGGTCGATGACGAGGAGCTGCTGGAGCTGGTCGAGATGGAAGTGCGTGACCTGCTGAGCCAGTACGACTTCCCGGGCGACGATACGCCGATCATCACCGGTTCTGCGCTGATGGCGCTGGAAGGCAAGGATGACAATGAAATGGGTACTACCGCTGTGAAGAAGCTGGTAGAAGCCCTGGACGAGTACATCCCTGAGCCGGAGCGTGCGATCGATCAGCCGTTCCTGATGCCGATCGAGGACGTGTTCTCGATCTCTGGTCGCGGTACCGTTGTGACCGGTCGTGTTGAGCGTGGCATCATCAAGGTGGGTGACGAGGTTGAGATCGTGGGTATCCGCGATACCACCAAGACCACCTGTACCGGTGTTGAGATGTTCCGCAAGCTGCTGGACGAAGGTCGTGCGGGTGAGAACGTGGGTGTGCTGCTGCGTGGCACCAAGCGTGACGACGTTGAGCGTGGTCAGGTTCTGTGTGTGCCGGGCTCCATCAAGCCGCACACCAAGTTCGAGTCTGAAGTCTACGTTCTGAGCAAGGAAGAAGGTGGTCGTCATACTCCGTTCTTCAAGGGCTACCGTCCGCAGTTCTACTTCCGTACCACGGACGTGACCGGTGCTTGTGAACTGCCGGAAGGCGTTGAGATGGTCATGCCGGGCGACAACGTGAAGCTGGTTGCCACGCTGATCGCGCCGATCGCCATGGAAGAAGGTCTGCGCTTTGCGATTCGCGAAGGCGGCCGGACTGTTGGCGCAGGTGTTGTTGCCAAGATCATCGAGTAA
- the rplC gene encoding 50S ribosomal protein L3 produces MAIGVVGRKAGMTRIFTDDGQAVPVTVIEVEANRITQLKTLETDGYRAVQVTVGKRRASRVTKSESGHFAKAGVEAGRGVWEFRLGDGEGEELQAGGEIVASIFEAGQMVDATATSKGKGFAGTVKRWNFATQDATHGNSLSHRAPGSIGQNQTPGKVFKGKKMAGQMGNERVTVQNLEVVRVDAERNLLLVKGAVPGATGGNVVIKPAVKA; encoded by the coding sequence ATGGCAATTGGTGTTGTCGGTCGTAAGGCCGGTATGACCCGTATTTTTACGGACGACGGGCAGGCGGTGCCCGTAACAGTGATTGAGGTTGAAGCCAACCGCATCACTCAGCTCAAGACGCTCGAAACCGATGGCTACCGCGCGGTCCAGGTGACTGTGGGTAAGCGTCGCGCCTCCCGTGTGACCAAGAGTGAGTCAGGCCATTTTGCCAAGGCGGGCGTAGAAGCCGGTCGTGGCGTATGGGAATTCCGCCTTGGTGACGGCGAAGGTGAAGAGCTCCAGGCTGGTGGCGAGATCGTGGCCTCCATTTTTGAGGCTGGCCAGATGGTAGACGCAACCGCAACTTCCAAGGGTAAAGGCTTCGCCGGTACCGTTAAGCGCTGGAATTTTGCAACCCAGGACGCTACTCACGGTAACTCCCTTTCTCATCGCGCTCCGGGTTCGATTGGTCAGAACCAGACTCCGGGTAAAGTTTTCAAAGGCAAGAAGATGGCTGGCCAGATGGGTAATGAGCGGGTCACCGTTCAGAACCTGGAAGTGGTCCGCGTCGATGCTGAGCGCAACCTGCTGCTCGTGAAGGGTGCCGTTCCCGGCGCTACTGGCGGCAACGTTGTCATCAAGCCTGCAGTTAAAGCCTGA
- the rpoC gene encoding DNA-directed RNA polymerase subunit beta' encodes MKDLLNLLKSQNQKQEFDAIRIGLASPDMIRSWSFGEVKKPETINYRTFKPERDGLFCAKIFGPIKDYECLCGKYKRLKHRGVICEKCGVEVALANVRRERMGHIELASPVAHIWFLKSLPSRIGLMLDMTLRDIERVLYFESFIVIEPGMTTLERGQLLNDEQYYEALEEFGDEFDARMGAEAVKALLEDIDLQGEVDQLREEIPQTNSETKIKKLSKRLKLLEAFLFSGNRPGDMIMTVLPVLPPDLRPLVPLDGGRFATSDLNDLYRRVINRNNRLKRLLELNAPDIIVRNEKRMLQEAVDALLDNGRRGRAITGTNKRPLKSLADMIKGKQGRFRQNLLGKRVDYSGRSVIVVGPYLRLHQCGLPKKMALELFKPFIFAKLEHRGLATTIKAAKKMVEREEAVVWDILDEVIREHPILLNRAPTLHRLGIQAFEPVLIEGKAIQLHPLVCAAYNADFDGDQMAVHVPLTLEAQLEARALMMSTNNVLSPANGEPIIVPSQDVVLGLYYMTRERKNAQGEGRVFADTKEVHRAYGAGKVDLQAKIKVRVKEVVRDEETGELSESYNIVDTTVGRALLFDIVPDGMPFEIVNKPMVKKAISNLINVCYRTVGLKESVIFADQLMYTGFHYATVSGTSIGVNDFEIPPEKYEMISAAEDEVLEIESQYASGLLTQGEKYNKVIDIWSRANDKVSKAMMERLSKEEVFDAEGKPLKDDDGETVYQESFNSVYMMADSGARGSAAQIRQLAGMRGLMAKPDGSIIETPITANFREGLNVLQYFISTHGARKGLADTALKTANSGYLTRRLVDVSQDLVVTENDCGTDEGLLMTPHIEGGDVVVPLGDRVLGRVTARDVFTPTDKENAVVPSGTLLDEKTIEMVERAGVDEIWVRSAITCDTKHGVCSMCYGRDLARGHQVNVGEAVGVIAAQSIGEPGTQLTMRTFHIGGAASRASAVDNIQVKHGGTVRLHNLKSIEKADGTLVVVSRSSALAIADEQGREREWYKLPYGAMLSVKQGDVVDAGAVVAKWDPHTHPIIAEGNGTAQFVGMDQGITVRTQTDEMTGLSTVQVIDPKERPAAGKDIRPMIQLVDEKGEEIVLPGGSPAQYFLPANALVTLSNGGKVEIGDVVARIPQESSKTRDITGGLPRVADLFEARRPKEPSILAEITGTVSFGKETKGKKRLVITPKDGDPYEVLIPKYRQLNVFEGETVEKGEVIADGPSNPHDILRLLGVVELAKYITNEIQDVYRLQGVVINDKHIEVIVRQMLRKVEIIDAGDTAFIAGDNVEYHQVIEENAKADAEDKQPAKFERLLLGITKASLATDSFISAASFQETTRVLTEGAVTGKRDYLRGLKENVVVGRLIPAGTGLAYHSERRRKRDTAESQGVTAEDVVEALSAELNR; translated from the coding sequence ATGAAAGATTTGCTGAATCTTCTCAAGAGCCAGAACCAGAAGCAGGAGTTCGACGCCATCCGAATCGGATTGGCTTCTCCTGACATGATTCGTTCATGGTCCTTCGGTGAAGTGAAAAAGCCGGAGACCATCAACTACCGTACGTTCAAACCTGAGCGTGACGGTCTTTTCTGCGCCAAGATCTTTGGTCCGATCAAGGACTACGAGTGCCTGTGTGGTAAGTACAAGCGTCTGAAGCACCGTGGCGTCATCTGTGAAAAGTGCGGCGTTGAAGTTGCGCTTGCCAACGTCCGTCGCGAGCGCATGGGACACATCGAGCTCGCCAGCCCGGTGGCCCATATCTGGTTCCTCAAGTCGCTGCCGTCGCGCATCGGCCTGATGCTGGATATGACCCTGCGTGATATCGAGCGCGTGCTGTACTTCGAGTCCTTTATCGTTATCGAGCCGGGCATGACCACTCTGGAGCGTGGCCAGCTGCTGAATGACGAACAGTACTACGAAGCGCTGGAGGAGTTCGGTGACGAGTTCGATGCCCGCATGGGGGCTGAAGCCGTTAAGGCCCTGCTGGAAGATATCGACCTCCAGGGCGAAGTCGACCAGCTGCGCGAGGAAATTCCGCAGACTAACTCCGAAACCAAGATCAAGAAGCTGAGCAAACGCTTGAAGTTGCTCGAAGCGTTCCTGTTCTCCGGTAACCGTCCGGGCGACATGATCATGACCGTACTTCCGGTCCTGCCGCCGGATCTGCGTCCGCTGGTGCCGCTCGATGGCGGTCGTTTCGCAACGTCCGACCTGAACGACCTGTACCGCCGGGTTATCAACCGCAACAACCGCCTCAAGCGCCTGCTCGAGCTCAACGCGCCGGATATTATCGTGCGCAACGAAAAGCGGATGCTGCAGGAAGCGGTTGACGCGCTGCTGGACAACGGTCGTCGCGGCCGTGCCATTACCGGTACCAACAAGCGTCCGCTGAAGTCCCTGGCTGACATGATTAAGGGTAAGCAGGGCCGTTTCCGCCAGAACCTCTTGGGTAAGCGGGTCGACTATTCCGGTCGTTCGGTTATCGTGGTCGGTCCGTACCTTCGGCTGCACCAGTGTGGTCTGCCCAAAAAGATGGCGCTGGAGCTGTTCAAGCCCTTCATCTTTGCCAAGCTCGAGCACCGTGGACTGGCGACCACGATCAAGGCGGCCAAGAAGATGGTTGAGCGCGAGGAAGCCGTGGTCTGGGACATCTTGGACGAGGTTATCCGCGAGCATCCGATCCTGCTGAACCGTGCGCCGACCCTGCACCGTCTGGGTATCCAGGCGTTTGAGCCGGTGCTGATCGAAGGTAAGGCCATCCAGCTGCACCCGCTGGTCTGTGCGGCCTACAACGCCGACTTCGACGGTGACCAGATGGCGGTCCACGTACCGCTGACCCTGGAAGCCCAGCTCGAAGCCCGTGCGCTGATGATGTCCACCAACAACGTGCTGTCGCCGGCTAACGGTGAGCCAATCATCGTGCCGTCCCAGGATGTTGTACTGGGTCTGTACTACATGACTCGTGAGCGCAAGAACGCTCAGGGTGAAGGCCGTGTTTTCGCCGATACCAAGGAAGTTCATCGTGCCTACGGTGCCGGCAAAGTGGATCTTCAGGCCAAGATCAAGGTTCGCGTCAAGGAAGTCGTGCGCGACGAGGAAACCGGCGAGTTGAGTGAAAGCTACAACATCGTCGACACCACCGTCGGTCGTGCGTTGCTGTTCGATATCGTGCCGGATGGTATGCCGTTCGAGATCGTCAACAAGCCGATGGTCAAGAAGGCAATCTCCAACCTGATCAACGTGTGCTACCGCACCGTGGGTCTGAAGGAGTCTGTCATCTTCGCCGACCAACTGATGTACACCGGTTTCCATTATGCAACCGTGTCTGGTACGTCCATCGGCGTGAACGACTTCGAAATTCCGCCCGAGAAGTACGAGATGATCAGTGCGGCAGAGGACGAGGTACTGGAGATCGAATCCCAGTATGCCTCTGGTCTGCTGACGCAGGGCGAGAAGTACAACAAGGTGATCGACATCTGGTCCCGTGCCAATGACAAGGTGTCCAAGGCGATGATGGAGCGCCTCTCGAAAGAAGAGGTGTTCGATGCGGAAGGCAAGCCGCTCAAGGATGACGATGGCGAAACGGTTTACCAGGAGTCTTTCAACTCCGTCTACATGATGGCAGATTCCGGTGCGCGGGGTTCCGCTGCCCAGATCCGTCAGTTGGCCGGTATGCGGGGGTTGATGGCGAAGCCGGATGGCTCGATCATCGAGACGCCGATCACTGCGAACTTCCGTGAAGGTCTGAACGTACTCCAGTACTTCATCTCGACCCACGGTGCGCGTAAGGGTTTGGCTGATACCGCACTGAAGACCGCGAACTCCGGTTACCTGACCCGTCGTCTGGTGGATGTCTCCCAGGATCTGGTGGTGACCGAAAATGATTGCGGCACCGACGAAGGTCTGTTGATGACGCCGCACATCGAAGGCGGCGACGTTGTCGTACCGCTGGGCGATCGTGTGCTGGGTCGAGTTACCGCGCGTGATGTTTTCACGCCGACCGACAAGGAAAACGCTGTCGTACCGTCAGGTACGCTGCTGGACGAGAAGACCATCGAAATGGTCGAGCGTGCCGGTGTGGATGAGATCTGGGTGCGCTCTGCGATCACCTGTGACACCAAGCACGGCGTCTGCTCCATGTGTTACGGACGCGACCTGGCACGTGGTCACCAGGTTAACGTCGGTGAGGCCGTCGGTGTCATCGCAGCCCAGTCCATCGGCGAGCCGGGTACCCAGCTGACGATGCGGACGTTCCACATCGGTGGCGCGGCGAGCCGGGCGTCTGCGGTGGACAACATCCAGGTCAAGCATGGTGGTACCGTGCGTCTGCACAACCTGAAGTCCATCGAGAAGGCTGACGGTACGTTGGTCGTGGTCTCGCGTTCTTCTGCGTTGGCAATCGCCGACGAGCAGGGTCGTGAACGTGAGTGGTACAAGCTGCCTTACGGCGCCATGCTGTCGGTGAAGCAGGGCGATGTGGTGGATGCCGGCGCAGTTGTCGCCAAGTGGGACCCGCATACCCACCCAATCATCGCTGAAGGGAACGGGACGGCGCAGTTCGTCGGTATGGACCAGGGCATCACTGTCCGCACCCAGACTGATGAAATGACTGGCTTGTCCACGGTTCAGGTAATTGACCCGAAAGAGCGTCCTGCAGCGGGCAAAGACATCCGTCCGATGATCCAGTTGGTCGATGAGAAGGGTGAGGAAATCGTTCTGCCAGGCGGCAGCCCGGCGCAGTACTTCCTGCCGGCTAACGCGCTGGTCACCCTGAGCAACGGGGGCAAGGTCGAAATTGGTGATGTTGTTGCCCGTATCCCACAGGAAAGCTCGAAGACCCGGGATATCACCGGTGGTCTGCCGCGGGTTGCCGACTTGTTCGAGGCGCGTCGTCCGAAGGAGCCGTCCATTCTGGCGGAAATCACCGGTACCGTGTCCTTCGGTAAAGAGACCAAGGGTAAGAAACGTCTGGTGATCACGCCGAAGGATGGCGATCCGTACGAGGTGTTGATTCCGAAGTATCGCCAGCTCAACGTCTTCGAAGGTGAGACTGTTGAAAAGGGCGAGGTTATCGCGGATGGTCCTTCCAACCCGCACGATATCCTGCGCCTGCTGGGTGTGGTGGAACTCGCCAAGTACATCACCAACGAGATCCAGGACGTCTACCGCCTGCAGGGCGTTGTGATCAACGACAAGCACATCGAGGTTATCGTACGTCAGATGTTGCGTAAGGTTGAGATCATCGACGCGGGCGATACCGCCTTTATCGCCGGTGACAACGTTGAGTACCACCAGGTGATCGAAGAGAACGCCAAGGCAGATGCCGAAGACAAGCAGCCGGCCAAGTTCGAGCGCCTGCTCCTCGGTATTACCAAGGCATCCCTGGCGACCGACTCCTTCATCTCGGCGGCGTCGTTCCAGGAAACCACCCGCGTGCTCACCGAGGGCGCGGTCACGGGCAAGCGGGATTATCTGCGCGGCTTGAAGGAAAACGTTGTCGTAGGCCGACTGATTCCGGCAGGTACCGGTCTCGCCTATCACAGCGAGCGTCGTCGCAAGCGCGATACTGCTGAAAGCCAGGGTGTAACGGCTGAAGATGTGGTAGAAGCGCTGAGCGCGGAGCTGAATCGCTAG
- the fusA gene encoding elongation factor G: MARKTPIKRYRNIGICAHVDAGKTTTTERVLFYTGISHKIGEVHDGAATMDWMEQEQERGITITSAATTCFWRGMDQQYDEHRINIIDTPGHVDFTIEVERSLRVLDGAVVVFCGSSGVEPQSETVWRQANKYEVPRMVFVNKMDRAGANFLRVVDQIKNRLGATAVPIQLPIGAEDEFKGIVDLIRNKAIYWNEEDSGATYDQKDVPADMADEVAMYREQMVEAAAEANEELMEKYLEEGELSIEDIKKGLRLRTIANEIVVATCGSAFKNKGVQAVLDSVIEFLPAPDEVKAIRGEVDDEGTEETRPVDDEAPFAALAFKIATDPFVGTLTFFRVYSGKLESGQAVYNSVKQKKERVGRMVQMHSKDRQEIKEVLAGDIAAAIGLKSVTTGDTLCAENAKIVLERMEFPEPVISVAVEPKSKADQEKMGVALGKLAQEDPSFRVRTDEESGQTIISGMGELHLDIIVDRMRREFKVEANIGKPQVAYRECIRKAVDVEGKFVRQSGGRGQYGHVHVKFEPIPLDDEDAENFIFVNEIVGGVVPKEYIPAVSQGIEEQMQNGIIAGYPLLGIKATLHDGSYHDVDSNEMAFKIAGSMALKKAAEQASPALLEPMMKVEVVTPEDYMGDVVGDLNRRRGLVQGMEDGPSGKIIRAEVPLSEMFGYATDLRSATQGRASYAMEFSRYAEAPSNIAEAIIKKG; this comes from the coding sequence GTGGCACGCAAGACCCCAATTAAGCGTTATCGCAACATCGGGATTTGTGCGCACGTTGATGCGGGCAAAACTACGACGACCGAGCGTGTTCTTTTTTACACCGGTATTTCCCACAAGATCGGTGAGGTTCATGATGGCGCGGCAACCATGGACTGGATGGAGCAGGAGCAGGAGCGTGGTATTACCATCACGTCTGCTGCTACCACCTGTTTCTGGCGCGGTATGGACCAGCAGTACGATGAGCATCGGATCAATATCATCGATACCCCGGGTCACGTTGACTTCACCATCGAAGTAGAGCGCTCCCTGCGCGTTCTGGACGGCGCCGTGGTCGTTTTCTGTGGTTCTTCAGGTGTTGAGCCTCAGTCCGAGACTGTATGGCGTCAGGCCAACAAGTACGAAGTTCCGCGCATGGTGTTCGTCAACAAGATGGACCGTGCCGGCGCGAACTTCCTGCGCGTCGTCGACCAGATCAAGAATCGTCTGGGCGCGACAGCTGTTCCTATTCAACTGCCGATCGGTGCTGAAGACGAATTCAAGGGTATCGTCGACCTGATTCGTAATAAGGCGATTTACTGGAATGAAGAAGATTCCGGTGCGACTTATGATCAGAAAGATGTGCCTGCCGACATGGCTGACGAAGTTGCCATGTACCGCGAACAGATGGTCGAGGCAGCGGCCGAGGCTAACGAAGAGTTGATGGAGAAGTACCTGGAAGAAGGTGAGCTTTCCATCGAGGACATCAAGAAAGGTCTTCGTCTGCGCACGATTGCTAACGAAATCGTTGTGGCAACCTGTGGTTCTGCGTTCAAGAACAAGGGTGTCCAGGCGGTGCTGGACTCGGTGATCGAGTTCCTGCCGGCGCCGGACGAGGTCAAGGCGATTCGTGGTGAAGTTGACGACGAGGGCACTGAGGAAACGCGTCCGGTCGACGACGAAGCGCCGTTCGCGGCCCTGGCGTTCAAGATTGCAACCGATCCGTTCGTGGGTACGCTGACGTTCTTCCGTGTCTACTCCGGTAAGCTGGAATCCGGCCAGGCGGTCTATAACTCTGTTAAGCAGAAGAAAGAGCGTGTCGGCCGTATGGTTCAGATGCACTCCAAGGATCGTCAGGAAATCAAGGAAGTGTTGGCCGGCGATATTGCTGCGGCTATCGGTTTGAAGAGCGTGACCACCGGTGACACCCTGTGTGCCGAGAACGCCAAGATCGTCCTGGAGCGTATGGAGTTCCCGGAGCCGGTTATCTCCGTAGCTGTCGAACCGAAGTCCAAGGCGGATCAGGAGAAGATGGGCGTTGCACTGGGTAAGTTGGCCCAGGAAGATCCTTCTTTCCGTGTCCGTACCGACGAGGAATCCGGCCAGACTATTATTTCTGGTATGGGTGAGCTTCACCTGGACATCATCGTTGACCGCATGCGTCGCGAGTTCAAGGTAGAGGCGAACATCGGTAAGCCTCAGGTGGCCTACCGTGAGTGCATCCGCAAGGCAGTAGATGTCGAAGGTAAGTTCGTCCGTCAGTCTGGTGGTCGTGGTCAGTACGGTCACGTTCACGTGAAGTTCGAGCCGATCCCGCTGGACGACGAAGATGCAGAAAACTTTATCTTCGTGAATGAGATCGTGGGTGGTGTGGTTCCGAAGGAATACATCCCGGCGGTTTCCCAGGGCATCGAGGAGCAGATGCAGAACGGTATCATCGCTGGGTATCCGCTGCTGGGTATCAAGGCAACGCTGCATGATGGTTCCTACCACGATGTTGACTCGAACGAGATGGCGTTCAAGATTGCCGGCTCCATGGCGCTGAAAAAGGCCGCTGAGCAGGCAAGTCCGGCGCTGCTCGAGCCGATGATGAAGGTTGAAGTCGTTACCCCGGAAGATTACATGGGTGACGTAGTTGGTGACCTGAACCGTCGTCGTGGTCTCGTTCAGGGTATGGAAGATGGCCCTTCGGGCAAGATCATCCGTGCTGAGGTTCCGTTGTCGGAGATGTTCGGTTACGCCACCGATCTGCGTTCTGCAACGCAGGGTCGTGCGTCCTACGCGATGGAGTTCTCGCGCTATGCAGAGGCTCCCTCGAACATTGCCGAAGCGATCATTAAAAAGGGTTGA
- the rpsG gene encoding 30S ribosomal protein S7: MPRRRVAAKREIIPDPKFGSQRLAKFINHVMESGKKSVAERIVYGALDIVAEKSKEEPIEMFEKALENIQPMVEVKSRRVGGATYQVPVEVRASRQNALAMRWLVEFSRKRGEKSMAQRLAGEILDAADSKGAAVKKREDVHRMAEANKAFSHFRF; encoded by the coding sequence ATGCCTAGAAGAAGAGTTGCAGCAAAACGGGAAATCATTCCTGATCCGAAATTTGGCAGCCAGCGCCTGGCCAAATTTATCAACCACGTTATGGAAAGCGGCAAGAAGTCCGTAGCCGAGCGCATTGTTTACGGCGCGCTCGATATCGTGGCTGAAAAATCCAAAGAAGAGCCGATCGAGATGTTTGAAAAGGCTCTGGAAAATATTCAACCGATGGTTGAGGTTAAATCTCGTCGTGTTGGGGGTGCCACCTATCAGGTTCCGGTGGAAGTTCGTGCCTCCCGTCAGAATGCTCTGGCAATGCGTTGGCTCGTAGAGTTCTCGCGCAAGCGTGGCGAAAAATCCATGGCTCAGCGTCTGGCCGGCGAAATTCTTGATGCTGCCGACAGCAAAGGTGCGGCAGTTAAGAAGCGCGAAGACGTACATCGCATGGCCGAAGCCAACAAGGCGTTCTCTCACTTCCGTTTCTAA
- the rpsJ gene encoding 30S ribosomal protein S10, with protein MQSQKIRIRLKAFDYRLIDQSTQEIVDTAKRTGAQVRGPIPLPTRKEKYTVLISPHVNKDARDQYEIRTHKRLLDIVEPTEKTVDALMKLDLAAGVDVQISLG; from the coding sequence ATGCAAAGCCAAAAGATCAGAATCCGGTTGAAGGCGTTTGATTATCGCCTGATCGACCAGTCCACGCAGGAGATTGTCGATACCGCTAAGCGGACCGGCGCTCAGGTGCGTGGCCCAATTCCTCTGCCGACGCGCAAGGAAAAGTACACCGTATTGATCTCCCCGCACGTCAATAAAGACGCGCGCGATCAGTATGAAATTCGTACGCACAAGCGTCTGCTCGACATCGTTGAGCCGACGGAGAAGACAGTAGATGCATTGATGAAGCTTGATCTGGCAGCAGGTGTAGACGTTCAGATCAGCCTCGGCTAA
- the rplD gene encoding 50S ribosomal protein L4 produces the protein MELKITGSGEGVSVSDAAFAKDFNESLVHQVVTAYMAGARQGTRAQKTRSEVSGGGKKPWRQKGTGRARAGTIRSPIWRTGGVTFAAKPQDHSQKVNRKMYRAALRSIFSELVRQERLVVVDDVSVDSPKTKAFNAKLKDLGVSSALILADSVEQNLHLASRNIPHVDVRDVAGLDPVSLVAYENVVVTVPALKKIEEMLG, from the coding sequence ATGGAACTGAAAATTACTGGTAGCGGCGAAGGCGTTTCTGTTTCCGACGCTGCATTCGCGAAAGATTTCAACGAGTCGCTGGTTCACCAGGTCGTTACGGCTTACATGGCTGGCGCTCGTCAGGGTACTCGTGCCCAGAAGACGCGCTCCGAGGTTAGCGGCGGTGGCAAAAAGCCGTGGCGCCAGAAGGGTACCGGCCGTGCTCGTGCGGGTACTATTCGTAGCCCGATCTGGCGTACTGGTGGTGTGACCTTCGCAGCTAAGCCGCAGGATCACTCCCAGAAAGTCAACCGCAAGATGTACCGTGCCGCGCTGCGCTCTATTTTTTCCGAGCTGGTGCGTCAGGAGCGTCTGGTCGTGGTGGACGACGTCAGCGTTGATTCCCCCAAGACCAAGGCGTTCAACGCCAAGCTTAAGGATCTGGGCGTGTCGAGCGCACTGATTCTGGCGGACAGCGTTGAGCAGAACCTGCACCTGGCATCGCGTAACATTCCCCATGTCGACGTGCGTGATGTTGCGGGTCTGGATCCGGTGAGTCTGGTTGCTTATGAAAACGTTGTGGTTACCGTGCCGGCTCTGAAGAAGATTGAGGAGATGCTGGGATGA
- the rpsL gene encoding 30S ribosomal protein S12: MATINQLVRKPRKRKVAKSDVPALQSCPQRRGVCTRVYTTTPKKPNSALRKVCRVRLTNGYEVSSYIGGEGHNLQEHSVVLIRGGRVKDLPGVRYHTVRGTLDTQGVQNRKQGRSKYGTKRPKS; the protein is encoded by the coding sequence ATGGCAACGATTAATCAGTTGGTACGTAAGCCTCGTAAACGCAAAGTGGCGAAGAGCGACGTGCCGGCGCTTCAGAGCTGCCCGCAGCGTCGGGGTGTATGTACTCGTGTATACACCACCACGCCGAAGAAGCCGAACTCAGCACTGCGTAAAGTGTGCCGTGTTCGTCTGACCAACGGTTACGAGGTGTCTTCCTATATCGGTGGTGAAGGCCACAACCTGCAGGAGCACAGTGTTGTTCTGATCCGCGGCGGTCGTGTAAAGGACTTGCCGGGTGTTCGTTATCACACAGTGCGCGGTACGTTGGACACCCAGGGTGTGCAGAACCGTAAGCAGGGCCGTTCCAAGTACGGTACTAAACGACCCAAGTCCTGA